GCCGGCATTACCTGTTATATTTTCAGAGTTCAGGAGGAATCTCTAATGTCTGCCGATAAGGAATCCGCGCATCTTGATTTAAGTGAGAAGGGAAGGGCCAAGGACGGCACTGCGCTGTCCTCGAACCGTCGTTTGTTCATGCAGCTTCTCGCGTTCGGCGGCTGCATGGACACAAAAAAGCTCGTTGAGAAGTTAGAACGGACGGAAATGGACGCCGCTCTCTACGCCGATATCAATGACCCTTACGGAGTTGGCCTCATCGCTATGAGCGAAGACCCCGATTTCTTTGTGAGCGAGCTAAGGAGCTTTCTCACGCAGAAGCCGTTTACGGACCTCACTCCCAAGCCGGAATACACCATGCTCGGCAGGACCTATTCATTCGGCTATGAGCCCGACCTCGACAGGGTGCTTGTCGAGGGGCCGCGGGAACGGGTGCTTGACCCGGGTCTCCCCTGGGTAATATGGTATCCGTTAAGAAGAAACAAACAGTTCGAGACACTGCCCGAAGACGAGCAAAGGGCGGTGCTGGGCGAGCACGGAAAGCTCGGTTTTAAATTCGGAAGCGCGGGCTACGCAAAGGATATACGCCTTGCCTGTCACGGCCTCGACAAGAACGACAACGATTTTGTAATAGGGATTCTCGGCAAGGAACTCCCCTCCATGTCCATACTCATTCAGACCATGCGCAAGACGAAACAGACATCGATGTATCTTGAAAGCCTCGGGCCTTTTTTTGTCGGCAAGGTTTTATGGCAGGGTGAGTCCCGGGGTTAGGGCCTTTACCCGGTTTAGTCTTTCAGGCGTAACGCTTTCTATAATATGTATCTGCTGAGGTCCCTGTCCTTTACTATATCGGCTATCTTTTCCCTCACGTATTTAGCGTCGATAACGATTTTCTCGTCCCCCATATCGGGCGCGTTAAAGGATATGTCGTCGAGCATCCTCTCCATGATAGTATGAAGCCTTCTCGCCCCTATGTTCTCCGTCGACTCGTTTACGTTCTGCGCTGTCTCGGCTATTTCCTGTATGGAGTCGTCCGAGAACTCAAGCTCTATGTTCTCTGTATTCAGCAGTTCCACGTACTGCTTGATGAGCGCGTTTTTGGGCTGAGTCAGGATATTTACAAAGTCCTCCGTCGTCAGGGGTTCGAGTTCCACCCTGATGGGGAACCTCCCCTGAAGCTCCGGTATCAGGTCTGACGGTTTCGATACGTGGAAAGCTCCAGCGCCGATAAAAAGTATGTGGTCGGTTCTGACCATCCCGTGCTTCGTGTTAACTGTACATCCCTCTATTATAGGCAGCAGGTCCCTCTGAACACCTTCCCTCGATACGTCTGGCCCGGCAGAGCTTTCGCGTCCGGCGACCTTGTCGATTTCGTCTATGAATATAATCCCCGACTGCTCGACCCTTTCGATCGCGAGCTTTACCACGTTGTCCATGTCGATTAACTTCTGCGCCTCTTCCTGCATGAGCACTTCCATGGCTTCGGGTACTTTAACCTTTCTCTTTTTAGTCTTTTTCGGAAACAAATTCCCGAGCATGTCGGATATGTTTACGTCCATTTCCTCAAGCCCTGTAGGCGAGAAAACCTGTATAGGGAAGTTTCTCGATGTAACTTCTATGTCGACGAATCTATCGTCCAGCTTTCCCTCTCTGAGCAGCTTTCTCAGTTTCTCTCTTGTGTCGGTAGGGGTCTCGGCAGAAGGAGTCTCCCCCGGTGCAACCGGCGTAGACGGAAAGAGCAGGTCAAGCATTCTTTCTTCCGCGAGTTCCTCGGCTTTCGCTTTGACCGTCTCTTTTTCTTCATCAGTTATCATTTTAATGGCTATATCCGTAATATCCCGGATCATTGACTCGACGTCCCTCCCCACGTATCCGACCTCCGTGAATTTCGATGCCTCCACCTTGAGGAACGGCGCCTGCGCGAGTTTGGCGAGCCTCCGGGCTATCTCCGTTTTCCCGACGCCCGTAGGACCTATCATCAGGATGTTTTTAGGGGCTATTTCATCTTTGAGTTCGGGGGAAACGCGCTGGCGTCTCCAGCGGTTCCTCAGCGCAATGGAAACCGCCCTCTTAGCTTTATTCTGCCCGATAATATATCTGTCGAGCTCCGATACTATCTCTCTTGGCGTAAAAAATGTCTCACTGCTCATTGGATTCAAGTTCCTCTACTGTAATTTTGTCATTAGTATAAATGCAAATTTCCGACGCGATTTTTAGAGATTCCTCAGCAATTTCCCGGGCGCCCAACTGGGAATGATTTGAAAGCGCTTTTGCGGCCGCCTGTGCGTACGCGCCGCCTGATCCCACGGCTATCACGTTGTCGTCCGGCTCCAGCACGTCCCCGCTTCCGGAGATAAGAAACATGCTCTCCTTATCCGCTACCGCGAGCAGCGCTTCGAGTCTTCTCAGTATCCTGTCTGTCCTCCAGTCCCTCGCAAGCTCCACGGCGGCTCTTCTCAGATTGCCCCTGAACTCCTCCAGCTTTGCTTCGAACTTGTCAAACAGCGTCATGGCGTCGGCTGTGGCGCCAGCGAATCCCACCAGCACCTGGCCTTCGAAGATCTTTCTCACCTTTTTAGCGGAATGTTTTACAGCCGCGTTTCCGAGTGTAACCTGACCGTCCCCCGCCATAGCGACCTTTCCCCTGGCTTTGACGCATACTATTGTTGTTCCGTGAAAGTTTTCCATATCTATGCTCTCGGATGAGTTTTGTCGTATATCTCCATTAATTTTTCGATAGAGGTATGAGTGTACCTCTGAGTCGTGGAGAGGCTTTTGTGGCCCAGCATCTCCTGTATAGCTCTCAGGTCGGCCCCTCCCCCCAGCAGGTGTGTCGCGAACGTATGCCGAAGCACGTGAGGGCTCACGTTCTTGGGTATTCCCGCCTTCTTGGCGTACTTCTTTATTATCCTGTCTATGCTCCTCACCGTAAGTCTGCCACCCCTTGCATTCACGAAAAGCCAGTCTCCCTTCGGATTCAGATCGAGCCTTCCCCGGAGGTATTTTTTCAGGGCATCAGCGGCTCTTGACCCCACGGGAACCATTCTCTCTTTATTCCCTTTGCCTAACACCTTTACCGTGAGGTTGTCCAAGTCCAGATTGTTTAAATCTACGCCGACAAGCTCGCTTACCCTGAGCCCACTCGAGTAGAGTAATTCGAGTATTGCGCTGTCCCGGTCTTCGAGCACCCCGCCGCCGCCCGGCTTTTCAAGGAGTTTTATCACTTCATCTACCGTGAGAAAGGTCGGAAGCCTTTTTTCCCCCCGGGGCGTCGGAACGAGCTTCGCAAGGTTATTTTTTATAACTCCGTTCTTCATTAAGAACTCGAAAAACGTCCTTACGGAAGCCAGCTTCCGTGAAATAGAGGTCTTGTGATTTCTTGTATAGAGGCTGCCTATAAACGCCCTCACGTGGCTCTCGTCCAGGAGCGCCATGTCAGGGGTTCCCTCATCTTCCGGTATTAGTTGTTTTACCCTTATTACGCCGAAGAACTCTTTGATGTCGGTAAGGTAGGCCTTCACGGTGTGATTCGAATAGTTTCTCTCGGAAGTTAAGTAATCCTTGAAGCTTTGAATGTATCGGTCCATGACTTTATTCTTATTAATATAAACACCGCTCTGTGTCTTTCAATGGATTAAAATTATTATCCCAGGAATAAGGAAAATCTGTTTAAGTCGGTAAGATTCCGAATGAGCCGGTCAATATTAATATGTCAGGGCAGCCGGGCCGATATTCGAATTTTAATTCTTTGAATTTTCAAAGCCTCTGTAATCTTCGGTTAATTCATCGTAAAAGAGGCCCGAGAGCTGAACTCTTTTTGCGCCTATGTATCTGCTTCTATAATAACGCTTGTTGATATTATCTATTGTGACCATCTTAGACGCGGAAGAGGCGTGGATGAATTCTTCGTTTCCCAGATAGATGCCGACATGCGACGGGTATTTCGCATACGTCTGGAAAAATACCAGATCTCCGGAATCGAGCTGGCTCCTTTCCACTCTGGCCCCAGCCCTGTAGTAAATATCCCTTGCGGTTCTGGGCAGTTCGACATTGAACCGGCTGAATATTTTCTTCACATAGCCGGAACAGTCTATACCGGTCGTGAAGTCATAACCGCCGAATTTATAAGGCGCGCCCAGATATTTCTTGGCTACCTGTATTATGCTTTCCTTTGAGAATCTGCCGTTTTTAACCCCCGAATCATCTACCTTGTGATGTCCGTTGGTATTGTTGAGAGCCTTTTCCGATACGGCTACATACTTTGTCGCCTGTTTGTTGTGTCCGGGTATGTAGAGCACCTGATTTACTCTGATTATATTGCCTTTAATATTATTTTCTCTCTTAAGCTCTTTCACGGATACACCGTGCCGTTTTGCTATGGCCCCCAGCGTGTCACCCCTCTTGACCACGTACTCACTTTTTACGGCAGGCGTTTTAGCTATAACGGTGTTTGTTGCCGCACCGCCGGAATCGGTTGAATAGATTCCGGGGATGTTCAGTTTCATGCCGACCCATACTTTATCGCTAGTGAGACCGTTTGCCGATTTCAGCTCTTTTACCGAGACGCCGAATCTGCTCCCGATTTTACCCAGAGTGTCTCCCGCAGCAACAGTATATTTGGAGGTTGTGACCTTTTCCTGCGGGACCGGTATGAGAAGTACGTCGCCCGCGTTGATCGTATCGTTTTTTAAAGCGCTTGTCTTTTTTAATTCGCTGACAGTCACGCCGAATCCGCTTGCTATTCCGCTCAGTGTATCTCCACTCTTCACCACATATCTCTTTTTGATGTATATATCGCTAACCTGAGAAGGGTCTTTTTCCCGGACTACAATCGCTATCTTTTCTTCAGAACCGGGGACTCTCAAAACCTGCCCAATTCTGAGTGTGCTGTTCTGTAGTCCGTTCAGGTTTTTCAGCTCCCTCTGGGATATCCCGAATTTAATAGCCAGGTGCCCCAGCGTATCGCCTTTCTTAACAGTGTACTTGTCTGTAAGTTGTGAGTTTGATACGGTCTCTACTTTCTCTTCCGCTCCAGCCGTTACGGTCCGAGCGGTTCCGGAGGTATTTAGAATCAGCTTTTGACCGATTCTTATATTGTTTGTTTTCAGGTTATTTCTATTTTTTATCTCATTTACCGAAACTCCGAACTTCCGTGATAAATCATGGAGATTATCGCCCCTTTTTACGGTGTATTCGGCGGGAATGGATGATACGGGTATTTTCGGGGTTTTTGCTGATTTCCCCTCATCGGTTTTTGTTTTTTGATCTTCCCTGTCGGCAAGCGCGCTCTCCGGGGTTACGTCCCGGGATACGGCGCCGGGTACGGCAAGTTTCTGTCCGATCTGAAGCACCTTGCCGTCGAGGTTATTAAGCTTTATCAATTCTTTAGTGCTGACGCCCAGTTTTTCGGCAATCTCGCCCGGGGTGTCGCCCTTGCGTACGGTATATACGGCGGGCACTGAACGAGTTTCTACCGACCTTTCAGTAGGCTCGGACTGTTTTTTGTCCTTGGTTGACGGTTTACCGGACGCGACTCCCGGGTCCGGGATTTTTTTATCTTCGGGGCTGAGACCCGGAACCCTGAGTACCTGCCCTATCCGCAGGTTTCTGCTTTCGATCCCGTTTAACTTTATTAATTCTCTGGTGCTGACGCCCAGTTTCTCGGCAATCTCGCCCGGTGTATCCCCTTTACGGACAGTGTATCTGCCGTTAGGCGCGTTTGTTTCAGGCGTACCGGATTTTGCCGTGCTTTCGTTTGACTGAGCAGGCTTTCCCTCTTTGGCAAGGGATTTGATTTTGAGGACCTGACCGATCTGTAAACTATCGCTTTTCAAGCCGTTTAATTTTTTTATTTCACGGCTTGTAGTGCTGAACTTTACCGCGATATGCCCGAGCGTATCGCCCTTCTTGACCACGTATTCATTATTATTGCTTATACTGCCTGTATTAGTAGTTTTACTGCCTGGACCTTTTGCTTCGGGAATTTCTAATACGTTACCGATGTCTAATCTATTGCTTGTTAAGTGGTTTGACTTTTTTAAATCTTCGACTGATACTCCGAATTTTCTGGATAAATCGTAAAGGTTATCTCCTTTTTGCACGACATATTTTGTTGCCGCCAGAGCTGTTGCCGGAAGGAGAATTGCAATGAGTATTACAAGGGAACGCCTAATTACCATACCTATACCTCCTGCAGAGACAAATTCTGTAATTATTCCTTTGCCGGATTAACTCCGGATACTCGGGCAAGCCTCTTAAATCGGATTTTCAAAGAACTAAGTAAATTACTTAAATATTGGGACAGATTATACACGATAAATTTCGGATATGTAAATGGAATTATACAAAATCGGCTAATTTTCCGGCGGGGCTTCAAAAACAATTTTTGCCTTTAATTCTTAAGCAAATTTCCTATTGGTTGAGGATCGGATTATTTTTAATCAGCCATTCACGGAGCGGGAGCCCCAGGAAGTGCATAATATTTATCGAGCCGTCCTCGTCCCTTTCCCTTATCAATATCTGTCTAATCAGACGTGAAGCTATTTTTTCCAAATCCTCCGGGTTCAAGCCACCCGTGTCGATAATTTCCGTAAACCTCAAAGTAATAACCCCCATTTTCGGCACGCTGAACTCCGCATCCCCGGAGTACTCGATGTTGAATGTAACATCGGAATTTCCGGAGTTGTCAGCGGGAATATCTGTTATTCCAACTATTCGGATGTAGTCGAGTGTAGGCAAATCCCGCTCCGTTTATCAAGTTATTTATCGCCTGAAGTGGCCGCTTGACTGACATACCGGGCCGACTGCTTCAATCAGCAAGTTAATCGATAATGTTCGTGCATACGTAGAGAAACTCTTCCCCAAGCTCCCAGTTGAGCGTCATTATCTGGATTTCGCCCCTGTCGGATAGCTCGCGCAGCGATTCCACGACCTCGATTTTGGTTTGATCGTGGTTGAGATCCGGATTGGATTCCATGATCGCCCGTGTCAGTTTGTCGGTGTTTGAGTTGCCCTGACCGGCGCCCCCGCATAGAATTTTGAGAATCTTTTCTCCAAGATCATTCATCGAATTGCAGCCTTGATTGTACAGTTTAACGGACAAGCTCGTTTCATACTTTCCCAACCCGGTTTCCCGGTATCTTATCTTAAAATCTATTACGAAATATAGTGTATTATAGAGTAAAGCGCAATACTGCCTGTCTCGGATTCTGACGTGCCCGATCGTTTGGCGGTGAATAATACGGCTGATGAAAGTCTTAATATACACTCATGAATTTCCGCCCTTTCTGGGAGGGCTCGCGACGACAAGCTATAAGCTTGCAAAGGGAATTTCCGTGTCCGGCGCCGATGTCGCCGTGCTCGCGCCCGGCTACGGTGCGGGCGACAGACTTGCGGATGCTGAGCTTGAGCGCAGGGTCATCAGGATACCCGGACTTGGCGGGAAATGGGTGAAGGCGCTGCCGCTCTTCGATATCATCCTGGGCTGGCTCTATCTCTGTGTAACAATACTCCGCGGGAAACCGGATATAGTCCTTTTTATAACCGAGGAGGCTGAAGCGGCGGGCGGGCTATTGCCTTATTTTCCCTTTAAGCCGGTCGTCCGCGTTGCGGGTTCGGGTATTACAACATGTTTTTACGGAAACAGGTTCTTTAAAAAAATCATGCGTTTTCCTATGAAGAGGCTTTACGACCGTTCCCGGCTGATTATCGCGGTGAGTAAAAATACCGGTGAGCTTCTCGAAAGCGTTGGGGTGCCGGGCGGGAGAATAAAGGTCATCTACAACGGGGTGGAAGAGGAAATGCTCACCAGAAAGCCCCACAGGGAAAAGCTCTCCGGAATGAGAAAGAGATACGGCATACATGACGACACAAAAGTTCTTCTCACGGTGGCGAGGGTGCTTCCCAGAAAGGGCCAGGACACTGTCATAAGAGCTCTGCCCACGGTCCTCGAGGAGTTTCCGAATACGGTATATATAATCGTTGGCGAGGGCAGGTACAGGGAACAATTCAGGGAGCTTGCGATTGACACCGGGGTTGGTGGCAGGGTTATTTTCACCGGCGGGGTGAGGCATGAGGAGATTATGGATTACATCGATCTATGCGACATCTTTGTCATGCCCAACAGGTACTGGAACAATAAAATCGAAGGGCTTCCCAATGCCCTCATAGAGGCGAGCGCAAGGGGGAAGCCGGTAATAGCCGGAAGTCACGGGGGCTCGGTCGAGGCCGTTCGGAGCGGCGTGACGGGATTGCTCGCGGACCCGGAAAGCGCAAGCAATGTCGCCGAAGCGGTGCTCGCTCTACTAAGAGACCCGGAGAAAGCCCGCCTCATGGGCGAGAACGGAAGGCAATCGGTCGAGGAATTTCATACAGTGACAGGGATGATAAATAATTATCTCAGCGCTATAAAAACTGTCTATAATAACGACGGAAATGCTTGAGTTGTGACGGAATCACATGCCCGATTCGAATAATCTCCAGAGAAAACTTTTTTTAAACGCCTCCTGGCTCTTTAGCGGTAAGTTCGTATCAGGGGTTTCGGGCGCGCTTCAGACGGTGCTCCTGGCAAGGATTCTCGGGGTCACCGATTACGGGCTCTTTCAGCTGGTTATCGCCTATATCGCGATTATGAATCAGTTCTTCGACGTCAGAGTTTGGGAAACGGCGATCAAGTACATCGGTACTTACTGGGGAAATAATGAAATAGATAAAACCCTGTCCATGATAAAACTGTCCTATCTTCTCGATGTGGCGAGCGGCGCGTTTTCATTCGTAATCGCCATAGTTACGGCAAAACTCATCAGCACGTATATAATTCATTCTCCCGATGCGTACATATACATCTGGATTTATGCTCTGAGCCTCTTCATCGAGACCGCGAAACTCACATCAGACGCCATATTGAGAGTGTTCGACAAGTTCAAAAAGATAGCTTTATTAAATACCGTAGAGAGCATTATAAAACTTCTTTTAGTAGCCGTTTTTCTATTTGCGGGATATGGAATAAAGGGGGCGCTGTACGCTTTTGTACTTTCTAATTTTATAGCGTTTGCGCTAAGAATGTGGGTCGTGATCAGGACTCTTTACGAGAAGAATCTCGGGAACTGGCTGGGGGCGGATATATTTTTAATAAAGGGTCAGTGGAAAGAGATTGCCTGGTTTCTCGGAAACACGAGCTTTATGGCGACGCTCAAAACCGGTAATGACAAGTATCTGGGAATGATGATTCTCGGATTTTTTGCCGGAAAGGAAGCGGTCGCTTTTTACAGAATAGCGAATTCGGTCGCGACGATTGTGAACCGCGTGGTCGATACCCTCTATGAGGCTATTTTCCCCGAGTTGATTAAATTTACGAGCTCAAGCTCCTTAGGTCAGTTCAGGAAATTTATAAAAGAGTCCACAAAAAACCTCCTGAAGCTAATAATCCCTGTGACGGTAATAATTATAGCGCTTGCCGAACCTATAGTGAGATACGCGTTCGGGTCTGATTACCTTCCGGCGGTAAACGCCCTCAGAATACTCGCTCTGGGAGTGCTGATCGCAAGATATACGTACTGGATCAACCCGGCGCTCCTTGCGTTGGGGAGACCCGGCGTCAGAACCCTGTTCTACGTGGTTACAACCGCCGCTTATCTTGCGCTTATGCTGATTCTGGTTCCCCCGTACTCGTATATCGGCGCGGCTTTCGCCTTTCTCGGGTTTGCCGTAATCAAATCGGGGCTCTCTTTTGCCGTATTCGGGAAATTGATGAGAAAGGCTGAAAAAGGGGGCTAGGAGACCTGCGCCTCTCACGCTTATAGCCCAAAAGCCTGCTGGCTTCGTCTATTCCGAAATTAATCCGTTTTTATGGATAAAGTCGGCAAACAGCTCTGCCTTCTTCTCGGCGCCCAGCTCGTTTACGTGTCGCCCGTCCGCCCAGTATTTTTTGTCTTTGGGCATGACGGAGGCGAAGTCGAATAACGGGGCTCCGTTGCTCGCTGCAACTTCTTTTACAACCTCGTTATTTTCGGCGAAACCCTTTTGGTAAAAATCCATGGAGGCGTAATCGTCGAAGTAAGGCGAATACGCCCAGGTAGAAAGCATTATATCCGCGTCGTTCGCCCTGGATACCGCAATCATATTGTTAAGGTTCCTTCTGAAATAGACGGGCGGGTTCTTTTCAAGAAGCTCACCGGGGTTGTGGTCTTTTACCGAATACGGGCCGTAGCCGGTATCCGCGTTTACGAAATTCCCGATACCCACCTGGGTCGTAATCCCCGACTTCCTGAGGAGCACCCTGAACAGCGCGCTGTGCTCGAGTAGCGGGACCGAAGGGGATTCCCACTGCTTTCTTCTGCCTGAATTATCTCCCCTGTACGATTCGGGGTCTACCAATCTGGTATGGACGTCGTTCGTACCGTGATAGACGATTATTAGATCGGGCTCTATATCCAGCACACGGAATTCGAGGTTGATCAGGGATTCCCAGGAATTGTATCCTCCTACGCCCGCATTTATTACCTCCACTTTCTCGTAGCCGTATCTGTCCCTTAGTATTTTTTGCAGTTGAGCCGTAAATGTCTTTTCGTTGTCTTTGACCTCAATGGTGTATGTGCTGGAGCCGCCCAGAGCGACAATCCTGAACACGCCGTCAGGCTTTTTGGCCGGGAATTCCCTGTCCCTGTACCCGAGAGAGTTATGGCTCGTTTTTCCTCTTCTGTATTCCGGGTTCGGATAGTAGTTCAAATAGTGGTGGCGTATGTATCTCTGGTTGTCCGGGCTCAGGTAGGAGTACAGGGAGTACTCCAGCTTCACCTCCTCCGGCGCGATGAGCTCAAGCCAGATACGTGTTCCAATCTCGAGCGCCAGAAACGTAAAAAGGATACTGAGCAAAATCAGGATAAACTTGTTTTTAAAGGGGGTGCCGCTTGGCGCGTCGTTCATATTATGTTTCTCAGTTTATGAATAATTCCAGGGGAATTTTAAAGGTTCCGGTTTGTGTGCCGCCTGATTTTATTGATATATATTATATCACATGCATTTTAACAGTTTTTCTTTTACAAGGATCATGGATATTTATGTTTTGCGCAATATATTAACCGAGGAAAAGATTAACTTATTTCCGGAATTTTCCGGCAATCCGGAAGACCGGGTAATAGACTAGATGAATAAAATCCTTAGAAACCTTGTTTTGATATTGTTTTCAATAATCGCCGCGCTTCTCGTAGCCGAGGGTATTTCGAGGGTCCTTTTCGATCCGATCGATTTCCTCAAGCCCAAGCGGGTCTCAGACCGCATACTCAGGTACAGGATTGAGCCCGGCACCGGTGCGCATGACTCGTTGGGTTTCAGAAACAGTCTCGTGCCGGAGACAGCGGATGTAGTCGCAATCGGCGACTCCCACACCTACGGTATAAGCGCCACTGCGACCGACTCATGGCCGTCTCAGCTTGAAAGGCTTACCGGATACAAGGTCTACAACCTGTCCCTCGGCGGCTACGGCCCGGCGGAATACTTGTATCTGATGGAGGAATACGCAGTCCGGTTTCATCCGAAGATCATTATCGCCGGGTTTTATCTCGGTAACGATTTAGTCGACTCTGTAAGAGCGGTATATAATGTCCCTGTCTGGAAAGACTTCAGGAGGCCCGGGTCGGTTTTATCAGAGGAGGGTGTGACGGCGGCTGATGAGAAATTCTCATACACAATAGGCGACTGGCTTCCGGGGCACAGCGTTCTATACAGGCTCGTAAGCTCGTCCTTCGTCGGAGATAGCTTGAGGCAGAGGAGGAGGCTCAAGCGGGGGGAAGAGATAGTTATGTATGAGAATGAGGATATCGGTATCAACACGGGGTTTACGCCTGACGAAAGGCTCGAAGGCCTTGATTTAGGCAGACCTGAAGTCAGGGAAGGTCTCGAATTAAGCCTGGAGTTTTTCAGGCGTATGAGTGAGCTTGCCGTGAGGAACAATATTGAATTTCTCGTGGTGATGATTCCAACCAAAGAGAGTGTGTTTAAAGATTACATCGAGGGAAACAAGGGCTTGCCTTCATCACGAGAAATTGACGAGCTCATAGAAAATGAACACGAGGTAAATAAAATCGTAAAGAGTTTCTTTCATACAAACGGCATCGATTACGTAGATACGCTTGAACCGCTTTCGAATCGGGCGGGCAAGGAGCAGCTGTATCCCAACAACTTCGGCGGCCATACGAATAAAAACGGCTACAGGATAATAGCCGAGTCCGTTAAAAATAATCTGGGGAATAATTAGAATGGTTATTACGTTTCCCGGGCGGCCCGGTTTACATGTCGTGATCGGGCTTTTATAATTTTCCTTCTCTATGACGAGAATAAAGATATGCGGAATTACTAATCGGGAAGACGCGATGAGGGCGGCTAAGCTGGGCGCCGACGCGCTGGGATTCATCTTCTACAGGGGAAGCAGGAGATATATTGACCCCGGTATCGCCGCGCGGATAGTCGGTTCTCTCCCCCCTTTCATTACCACTGTGGGTGTCTTTGTAAATCAGAGCCTGGATGAGATAGCTTCGCTGAAAGAGAAGACGGGTATTGACGCTGTTCAGCTGCACGGGGACGAAAGCCCGGAGTTTTGTAACGCAGTTCCATACAAGCTAATTAAGGCCCTCAGGATTAAAGACAATATCGACAGAGAAGAAGTTGAACTTTATTCCGTACAGGCTATCCTCTTTGATAAGCACTCGGAGGATAGTTACGGCGGGACGGGCAGGAGTTTTAACTGGGATATTTTAAGGAATCTCGATATATCTAAAGAAATTATTCTCTCCGGCGGACTCACTCCCGAAAACGTCTGTCAGGCCATGGAAACGGTAAAACCTTACGGGGTCGATGTGAGCAGCGGTGTGGAAGACTCTCCGGGCAAAAAAAATCACGTGAAACTTAGAAAATTTATTGAGGCGGTGAGAAATGGCTACTAAACAGGTGCTGCCGGATGAATTGGGGCATTACGGAATATTCGGTGGCAGATACGTGTCCGAAACACTTATGCCCGCAATATTGCAGCTTGAGAAGGCGTATGAGGAAATAAAGGATGCCCCCGAATTCAATAGGGAGTTCGAATACTATTTAACGCAATATGTAGGACGCCCCACCCCTCTTTATTTCGCCGAGAGGATGACGAATGAGCTCGGCGGGGCTAAGATTTACCTCAAACGCGAAGACCTCGCCCACACGGGGGCTCACAAGATCAACAACACAATAGGTCAGGCTCTTCTCGCCTCCCGTATGGGGAAAAAGAGGATAATAGCCGAGACGGGGGCCGGGCAGCACGGAGTCGCAACGGCCACAGTAGCCGCGCTCCTCGATATGGAGTGTGAAATATTCATGGGGCTTGAGGATACCAGGCGCCAGGCCCTCAACGTTATACGGATGAAGCTTCTGGGCGCCGGGGTGAGAGAGGTTTCTCAGGGGACGCAAACCTTGAAAGACGCCATGAACGAAGCCATGAGGGACTGGATAACGAATGTAAGGGATACATTCTACATAATAGGAAGCGTCGCGGGACCTCATCCCTACCCGATGATGGTGAGGGATTTTCAGTCTGTGATCGGAAAGGAGGCGA
This is a stretch of genomic DNA from Deltaproteobacteria bacterium. It encodes these proteins:
- a CDS encoding glycosyltransferase family 4 protein; the encoded protein is MKVLIYTHEFPPFLGGLATTSYKLAKGISVSGADVAVLAPGYGAGDRLADAELERRVIRIPGLGGKWVKALPLFDIILGWLYLCVTILRGKPDIVLFITEEAEAAGGLLPYFPFKPVVRVAGSGITTCFYGNRFFKKIMRFPMKRLYDRSRLIIAVSKNTGELLESVGVPGGRIKVIYNGVEEEMLTRKPHREKLSGMRKRYGIHDDTKVLLTVARVLPRKGQDTVIRALPTVLEEFPNTVYIIVGEGRYREQFRELAIDTGVGGRVIFTGGVRHEEIMDYIDLCDIFVMPNRYWNNKIEGLPNALIEASARGKPVIAGSHGGSVEAVRSGVTGLLADPESASNVAEAVLALLRDPEKARLMGENGRQSVEEFHTVTGMINNYLSAIKTVYNNDGNA
- the trpB gene encoding tryptophan synthase subunit beta, with amino-acid sequence MATKQVLPDELGHYGIFGGRYVSETLMPAILQLEKAYEEIKDAPEFNREFEYYLTQYVGRPTPLYFAERMTNELGGAKIYLKREDLAHTGAHKINNTIGQALLASRMGKKRIIAETGAGQHGVATATVAALLDMECEIFMGLEDTRRQALNVIRMKLLGAGVREVSQGTQTLKDAMNEAMRDWITNVRDTFYIIGSVAGPHPYPMMVRDFQSVIGKEAREQILEKEDRLPDLLVACVGGGSNAMGLFYPFLGDESVGMAGVEAAGGGIETGRHAASISDGTVGVLHGSKTYLLQDENGQVRGTHSIAPGLDYPGVGPEHSYLSDLGRVNYTNVTDGEALEGFRFISQVEGIIPALESAHAVAYAMKRAPEMPRDSILMICLSGRGDKDINAVADILAEDSGKQ
- a CDS encoding SGNH/GDSL hydrolase family protein encodes the protein MNDAPSGTPFKNKFILILLSILFTFLALEIGTRIWLELIAPEEVKLEYSLYSYLSPDNQRYIRHHYLNYYPNPEYRRGKTSHNSLGYRDREFPAKKPDGVFRIVALGGSSTYTIEVKDNEKTFTAQLQKILRDRYGYEKVEVINAGVGGYNSWESLINLEFRVLDIEPDLIIVYHGTNDVHTRLVDPESYRGDNSGRRKQWESPSVPLLEHSALFRVLLRKSGITTQVGIGNFVNADTGYGPYSVKDHNPGELLEKNPPVYFRRNLNNMIAVSRANDADIMLSTWAYSPYFDDYASMDFYQKGFAENNEVVKEVAASNGAPLFDFASVMPKDKKYWADGRHVNELGAEKKAELFADFIHKNGLISE
- a CDS encoding phosphoribosylanthranilate isomerase; this translates as MTRIKICGITNREDAMRAAKLGADALGFIFYRGSRRYIDPGIAARIVGSLPPFITTVGVFVNQSLDEIASLKEKTGIDAVQLHGDESPEFCNAVPYKLIKALRIKDNIDREEVELYSVQAILFDKHSEDSYGGTGRSFNWDILRNLDISKEIILSGGLTPENVCQAMETVKPYGVDVSSGVEDSPGKKNHVKLRKFIEAVRNGY
- a CDS encoding oligosaccharide flippase family protein; the encoded protein is MPDSNNLQRKLFLNASWLFSGKFVSGVSGALQTVLLARILGVTDYGLFQLVIAYIAIMNQFFDVRVWETAIKYIGTYWGNNEIDKTLSMIKLSYLLDVASGAFSFVIAIVTAKLISTYIIHSPDAYIYIWIYALSLFIETAKLTSDAILRVFDKFKKIALLNTVESIIKLLLVAVFLFAGYGIKGALYAFVLSNFIAFALRMWVVIRTLYEKNLGNWLGADIFLIKGQWKEIAWFLGNTSFMATLKTGNDKYLGMMILGFFAGKEAVAFYRIANSVATIVNRVVDTLYEAIFPELIKFTSSSSLGQFRKFIKESTKNLLKLIIPVTVIIIALAEPIVRYAFGSDYLPAVNALRILALGVLIARYTYWINPALLALGRPGVRTLFYVVTTAAYLALMLILVPPYSYIGAAFAFLGFAVIKSGLSFAVFGKLMRKAEKGG